A genomic region of Gemmata massiliana contains the following coding sequences:
- a CDS encoding phytanoyl-CoA dioxygenase family protein produces the protein MPAVLSDAAAREYHNSGFHLARGFFDTAEIDLLKRSAREDNELDKRSFGRADGEGSVVRLSLWNHPGDGIYGMFARCERIVRSAEQLLGGEVYHYHSKMILKDAKVGGAWAWHQDYGYWYQNGVLTPNLTSVFIAVDPCTKENGCLQVIRSSHHAGRINHVLTGDQAGADRERVEELLKRPDQFPLEYVLMEPGDALFFHSNLLHRSDQNKSDNPRWAMICCYNARANDPYKESHHPRYTPLSVVPDAAIKQVGVKRFADSGNVAWLEDTRDSSAKSLLKEEAS, from the coding sequence ATGCCCGCTGTCCTCTCCGATGCTGCGGCCCGTGAGTACCACAACTCTGGATTCCATCTCGCCCGCGGGTTTTTCGATACGGCTGAGATCGATCTGCTGAAGCGCTCCGCGAGAGAAGACAACGAACTCGATAAGCGCTCGTTCGGGCGCGCCGACGGCGAGGGGAGCGTGGTGCGGTTGTCGCTGTGGAACCATCCCGGCGACGGCATTTACGGCATGTTCGCCCGGTGCGAGCGGATCGTGCGCAGCGCCGAGCAGTTACTCGGCGGCGAGGTGTACCACTACCACTCGAAAATGATCCTGAAGGACGCGAAGGTGGGCGGCGCGTGGGCGTGGCACCAGGACTACGGCTACTGGTACCAGAACGGCGTGCTCACTCCGAATCTCACGAGTGTGTTCATCGCGGTCGACCCCTGCACGAAAGAGAACGGCTGCCTGCAAGTGATTCGGAGCTCGCACCACGCGGGCCGCATCAACCACGTTCTGACCGGCGATCAGGCCGGCGCGGACCGGGAGCGCGTCGAAGAATTGCTGAAGCGCCCCGACCAGTTCCCGCTCGAATACGTCCTGATGGAACCCGGCGACGCACTGTTCTTTCACTCGAACCTGCTGCACCGCAGCGACCAGAACAAGAGTGATAACCCGCGCTGGGCGATGATCTGCTGTTACAACGCGCGGGCCAACGACCCCTACAAGGAGAGCCACCACCCGCGCTACACCCCGCTCAGCGTGGTGCCGGACGCGGCCATCAAACAGGTCGGCGTGAAGCGGTTCGCGGATAGCGGTAACGTGGCGTGGCTCGAAGACACGCGCGACAGCAGCGCGAAATCGCTGTTAAAAGAAGAGGCGTCCTGA
- a CDS encoding PVC-type heme-binding CxxCH protein — MRTVLLALLLLTAPARAADPQPADKPIPTRDAAKAMTVPDGFKVTLFAGEPDVVQPIAFTFDDRGRMWVVECLSYPIWSKDGKGKDRVVILEDTDGDGVHDKKTVFLDNGSNLSGIELGFGGVWLCSSPNLLFVPILEGDKPGKPEVKLDGWNMIDTKHNIFNSLVWGPDGWLYGCNGIQAKAWVGAPGTPKDKRTYIDCGVWRYHPTEKRFEAFAHGTTNPFGLDFNDHGELFITNCVIDHLFHFAPGAHYERMYGQDANPHTYGLLKSCVDYRHWAGGDWTSSRGTGVGGKPEHSDAGGGHAHSGAAIYLADNFPAEYRNTLFTANIHGNRLNNDGLARTASGYKGVRRKDFLFANDAWFRGICVKTGPEGGLYVSDWCDTGECHNYDKADTTNGRIYRVVYKNANPLKTDISKLPDAELVKLQLSPNDWLVRKARRVLQERAAAGKLEKTTPDALRKILKDETDTARRLRGLWALEAIAVLKEGELIGLLSDRDETVRAWAYRLGAQCRTGSDAIAHTMSARIAGERSPFVLAAAASALQYFDLKLVWKPAESLIAHRTVRDDSTLSFLLWYGVEQWYSRNPESALTSLLIMENPLIRRNTVRLLLARPDANEHLVGLVKVIATTASDAVQLDVLRGIRESLAGKKSPAAPNGWPEAYTHVRKFSANEAKHEAEAVAVLFGDKDAIATLLKRVTDTSAKPDERRAAVELLAPRKLPDFAKTLQALLSDADLRGAAIRTLASFADTGTPAALIRAYPKLTPEEKADAVQTLAARVGFAKELLDAIEKGTIPRTDVPVVTARQVLALNDKALSERLEKVWGKITPVAKERAVLMKKWKDVLTEDTVKKADVANGRALFTKNCASCHKMFGEGQAVGPELTGSQRSNLEYVLENVLDPSAVVPNEYRMVNFSLADDRVVSGIVLRETKDAVTVRTVNDTLTVPVADIVTRKQTALSIMPEGLFDAMKPDEVRDLIAYLRAKEQVPIPKK; from the coding sequence ATGCGAACTGTTCTGCTTGCTCTCCTGTTACTGACCGCGCCCGCCCGTGCCGCCGATCCCCAACCCGCCGACAAACCGATCCCGACCCGGGACGCGGCGAAGGCCATGACCGTACCCGACGGCTTCAAGGTCACGCTGTTCGCGGGCGAGCCGGACGTCGTACAGCCCATCGCGTTCACGTTTGACGACCGCGGGCGCATGTGGGTGGTCGAGTGCCTCAGTTACCCGATCTGGTCGAAGGACGGGAAGGGAAAGGACCGCGTCGTCATCCTCGAAGACACCGACGGCGACGGCGTTCACGACAAGAAGACCGTGTTCCTCGACAACGGATCGAACCTCTCCGGCATCGAACTCGGGTTCGGGGGCGTGTGGCTCTGCTCGTCGCCGAATCTACTGTTCGTCCCGATTCTTGAGGGCGACAAGCCGGGCAAGCCGGAGGTGAAACTCGACGGCTGGAACATGATCGACACGAAGCACAACATCTTCAACTCGCTCGTGTGGGGGCCGGACGGCTGGTTGTACGGCTGCAACGGCATCCAGGCGAAGGCGTGGGTCGGCGCGCCGGGCACCCCGAAGGACAAGCGCACCTACATCGATTGCGGCGTGTGGCGCTACCACCCCACGGAGAAGCGGTTTGAAGCGTTCGCGCACGGCACCACGAACCCGTTCGGGCTCGACTTCAACGACCACGGCGAACTGTTCATCACGAACTGCGTGATCGACCACCTGTTCCACTTCGCGCCGGGCGCGCACTACGAGCGCATGTACGGCCAGGACGCGAACCCACACACCTACGGGCTGCTGAAGAGCTGCGTGGACTACCGGCACTGGGCCGGCGGCGACTGGACCAGTTCGCGCGGCACCGGCGTGGGCGGGAAGCCCGAGCACTCCGATGCCGGCGGCGGGCACGCGCACTCGGGCGCCGCGATCTACTTGGCGGACAACTTCCCCGCCGAGTACCGCAACACGCTGTTCACCGCGAACATCCACGGGAACCGCCTCAACAACGACGGGCTGGCCCGCACCGCCAGCGGCTACAAGGGCGTCCGCCGGAAGGACTTCCTGTTCGCGAACGATGCGTGGTTCCGCGGCATCTGCGTGAAGACCGGACCCGAGGGCGGGCTGTACGTGAGCGACTGGTGCGACACGGGCGAGTGCCACAACTACGACAAGGCCGACACCACCAACGGGCGCATCTACCGCGTCGTGTACAAGAACGCGAACCCGCTGAAAACCGACATCTCGAAGCTCCCCGACGCGGAACTGGTGAAACTGCAACTGTCGCCGAACGACTGGCTCGTGCGGAAGGCCCGTCGCGTACTTCAGGAGCGCGCTGCGGCCGGGAAGCTGGAAAAGACAACTCCGGACGCGCTGAGGAAGATTCTGAAGGACGAAACCGACACCGCGCGCCGGCTCCGCGGGCTGTGGGCACTGGAAGCGATCGCGGTACTAAAAGAGGGGGAGTTAATCGGACTCCTGAGCGACCGTGACGAAACCGTGAGAGCATGGGCGTATCGGCTCGGTGCGCAATGTCGGACCGGGAGCGACGCCATCGCACACACGATGTCGGCCCGCATTGCAGGCGAGCGATCCCCGTTCGTGTTGGCAGCGGCAGCGTCCGCCCTGCAATACTTCGATCTCAAACTCGTGTGGAAGCCGGCCGAGTCTCTCATCGCACACCGCACGGTCCGCGACGACTCGACCCTTTCCTTTCTGCTCTGGTACGGTGTGGAGCAGTGGTACAGTCGCAATCCGGAGTCAGCCCTGACCTCCCTTCTCATTATGGAGAACCCGCTCATCCGCCGGAACACGGTTCGGCTCCTGCTCGCTCGACCGGATGCAAATGAGCACCTCGTTGGGTTGGTGAAGGTGATCGCAACGACGGCGAGCGACGCCGTGCAACTCGACGTTCTGCGCGGCATCCGCGAGTCGCTCGCGGGCAAGAAGTCGCCCGCGGCGCCCAATGGGTGGCCCGAGGCGTACACCCACGTCCGGAAATTCTCCGCGAACGAGGCGAAGCACGAAGCCGAAGCCGTCGCGGTGCTGTTCGGTGACAAGGACGCGATCGCGACGCTTCTGAAGCGCGTCACCGACACGAGCGCGAAGCCCGATGAGCGCCGGGCCGCGGTCGAACTGCTCGCGCCGCGGAAGCTCCCCGATTTCGCGAAGACACTCCAAGCGCTCCTGAGCGACGCCGACCTGCGAGGCGCTGCGATTCGCACGCTCGCGAGCTTCGCCGACACCGGTACCCCTGCCGCGCTCATTCGCGCGTACCCGAAGCTCACACCCGAAGAGAAGGCCGACGCGGTGCAAACGCTCGCCGCGCGCGTCGGGTTCGCGAAGGAGCTGCTCGACGCCATCGAGAAGGGCACGATCCCACGCACGGACGTTCCCGTTGTGACGGCCCGGCAAGTGCTCGCGCTCAACGACAAGGCACTCTCTGAACGGCTGGAGAAGGTGTGGGGAAAGATCACCCCGGTCGCGAAAGAGCGCGCGGTCCTCATGAAAAAGTGGAAGGACGTGCTCACCGAGGACACCGTCAAGAAGGCCGACGTCGCCAACGGCCGGGCACTGTTCACGAAGAACTGCGCCTCGTGCCACAAGATGTTCGGCGAGGGACAAGCGGTGGGTCCGGAACTGACCGGGTCGCAGCGCTCGAACCTCGAATACGTGCTCGAAAACGTCCTCGACCCCAGCGCGGTGGTGCCGAACGAGTACCGGATGGTGAACTTCAGTCTCGCCGACGACCGCGTGGTGAGCGGGATCGTGCTGCGCGAAACGAAGGACGCCGTCACCGTGCGCACCGTGAACGACACACTCACGGTCCCGGTCGCGGATATCGTCACGCGCAAGCAAACGGCACTGTCGATCATGCCCGAGGGTCTGTTCGACGCGATGAAGCCCGACGAGGTGCGCGACTTGATCGCGTACCTGCGTGCGAAGGAACAAGTACCGATCCCCAAGAAGTAG
- the ggt gene encoding gamma-glutamyltransferase, with amino-acid sequence MLTRVLAATVLALTMTPLLPAERPTPQAGKAGRSETVATNGMVATSHPLAAQIGLDVLKNGGNAIDAAIATNAAMGLMEPTSCGIGGDLYAIVWDAKTQKLYGLNASGRAPGRATLAYFRDKKLTDIPTSGPLSWSVPGCVDGWDQLRQKFGTKSFKELLAPSINYAEKGVPVPEVIAGHWKSANKMRDPGMRETFLVRDGTQLRSPNAGEVFKNPALARSYTLIAENGRDAYYKGPIAEQLVALSDKVGGLFALKDFADHKSEWVDPVKTTYRGYDVWELPPPGQGVAALQMLNLLEPHDLKKMGPESADYWHLLVEAKKLAFADRAKFYADPVFAKVPVTELVSKEYAANRAKLLDPKHALTNVPAGDPKLSTSETIYLTVVDKDRNCVSLIQSNYSGFGSGLSAPGTGFGIQNRGCLFALDEAHANKLEPGKRPFHTIIPAMVTKGGKPWFTFGVMGGDMQPQGHTQVLVNLIDFGMNVQAAGEAPRVEHVGSATPTGTAEKPKGGTIKAEIGIPDEVIKELERRGHVVERVKVNSGGYQGILIDPKTGVLHGGSESRKDGAAVGY; translated from the coding sequence ATGCTCACGCGCGTTCTCGCTGCCACCGTTCTCGCGCTCACCATGACACCGCTGCTCCCCGCCGAGCGCCCGACCCCACAAGCCGGTAAAGCCGGGCGTTCGGAAACTGTTGCGACCAACGGGATGGTCGCAACGAGCCACCCTCTCGCGGCCCAAATCGGGCTGGACGTACTGAAAAACGGCGGCAACGCGATAGACGCCGCGATCGCGACCAACGCCGCAATGGGCCTCATGGAGCCGACCTCCTGCGGCATCGGCGGCGACCTCTACGCGATCGTCTGGGACGCGAAGACGCAGAAGCTCTACGGCCTGAACGCGAGCGGGCGCGCGCCGGGCCGGGCCACACTCGCGTACTTCCGAGACAAGAAACTCACGGATATCCCCACGTCCGGCCCGCTGTCGTGGTCCGTGCCCGGGTGTGTGGACGGCTGGGATCAGTTGCGCCAGAAGTTCGGCACGAAGAGCTTCAAGGAATTGCTCGCCCCGAGCATCAACTACGCTGAAAAAGGCGTGCCGGTACCGGAGGTGATCGCGGGGCACTGGAAGTCGGCCAACAAGATGCGCGACCCGGGGATGCGCGAAACGTTCCTGGTCCGCGACGGTACCCAGCTCCGCTCCCCGAACGCGGGCGAGGTGTTCAAGAACCCGGCCCTCGCGCGCTCGTACACGCTCATCGCGGAAAACGGGCGCGACGCTTACTACAAGGGGCCGATCGCGGAACAACTGGTCGCGCTCTCGGACAAGGTCGGCGGACTCTTCGCCTTGAAGGACTTCGCCGATCACAAGTCCGAGTGGGTCGACCCGGTCAAAACGACCTACCGCGGATACGACGTGTGGGAACTCCCGCCGCCCGGACAGGGCGTCGCCGCGCTCCAGATGCTGAACCTGCTCGAGCCACACGACCTCAAGAAGATGGGGCCGGAATCGGCCGATTACTGGCACCTGCTCGTCGAGGCAAAGAAGCTCGCGTTCGCGGACCGGGCGAAGTTCTACGCCGACCCGGTGTTCGCGAAGGTTCCCGTAACCGAACTCGTCTCTAAGGAGTACGCCGCGAATCGCGCCAAGCTCCTCGACCCGAAGCACGCGCTCACCAACGTCCCCGCGGGCGACCCGAAACTCAGCACGTCGGAAACGATTTACCTCACGGTGGTGGACAAGGACCGCAACTGCGTGTCGCTGATCCAGAGCAACTACAGCGGCTTCGGCTCGGGGCTGTCCGCGCCGGGCACGGGGTTCGGCATCCAGAACCGCGGGTGCCTGTTCGCGCTCGACGAGGCTCACGCGAACAAGCTCGAACCGGGCAAGCGCCCGTTCCACACGATCATCCCGGCGATGGTGACGAAGGGCGGCAAGCCGTGGTTCACGTTCGGCGTGATGGGCGGCGACATGCAGCCGCAGGGCCACACGCAGGTGCTCGTGAACCTCATCGATTTCGGCATGAACGTGCAGGCCGCCGGTGAAGCACCGCGTGTGGAGCACGTCGGCAGCGCGACCCCGACCGGAACCGCGGAGAAGCCGAAGGGCGGCACGATCAAAGCCGAGATCGGGATTCCCGACGAGGTGATCAAGGAACTGGAGCGCCGCGGGCACGTCGTGGAGCGCGTGAAGGTGAACAGCGGCGGCTACCAGGGCATCCTGATCGACCCAAAAACCGGCGTGCTGCACGGGGGCAGTGAATCGCGCAAAGACGGCGCCGCGGTGGGGTACTGA
- a CDS encoding DUF1559 family PulG-like putative transporter: protein MRTFWLRAIALALVAGVFAVRPMAAGEPTKKELETSQNNLKQIVLAVINSADANNGRMPMNITDKDGRPLLSWRVAILPYIEQDALYKQFKLDEPWDSDHNKKLIEKMPKVYAPVRVKAKAGETFYQTFFGEGALYGSKEAPTFPASITDGTSNTVFVVEAGDPVIWSRPVDLPFAEKRPLPKLGGLFDGDFHVGMCDGSVMRFKKDYDLDEMIKAIMPSDGNVIDFGKLTK, encoded by the coding sequence ATGCGCACGTTCTGGTTACGCGCGATCGCGTTGGCGCTGGTCGCGGGAGTGTTCGCGGTACGGCCGATGGCGGCCGGCGAGCCGACCAAGAAGGAACTGGAGACCTCGCAGAACAACCTGAAACAGATCGTGCTCGCGGTCATCAACAGCGCCGACGCGAACAACGGTCGGATGCCGATGAACATCACGGACAAGGACGGCCGACCGCTGCTGAGCTGGCGCGTGGCGATCCTGCCGTACATCGAGCAGGACGCTCTTTACAAGCAGTTCAAGCTCGATGAGCCGTGGGACAGTGACCACAACAAGAAACTCATCGAGAAAATGCCGAAGGTGTACGCGCCGGTGCGGGTGAAGGCAAAGGCCGGCGAAACCTTCTACCAGACGTTCTTTGGGGAGGGCGCGTTGTACGGTTCGAAAGAGGCGCCCACATTTCCGGCCAGCATCACAGACGGCACGTCCAACACCGTGTTCGTGGTGGAAGCGGGCGATCCGGTAATCTGGTCCCGGCCGGTGGACCTGCCGTTCGCCGAGAAGCGCCCGCTCCCGAAGCTCGGCGGGTTGTTCGACGGCGATTTCCACGTCGGCATGTGCGACGGGTCCGTGATGCGCTTCAAGAAGGACTACGACCTGGACGAAATGATCAAAGCCATCATGCCGTCCGACGGTAACGTGATCGACTTCGGGAAGCTCACGAAGTAA
- a CDS encoding DUF1559 family PulG-like putative transporter: MPVRSLALVLALLGGAVGWSAPAADEPTPKELEAALQNLKQIGLGFHGYSDSHEFQWVDDITDKDGRALLSWRVALLPYLDAEDLYKEFKLDEPWDSAHNKKLVAKMPKIYVPVRVKAKAGETFYQRFVGKGALFNEKGSSYKLNAVPDGLSNTALVVEAGDPVIWSKPDDLPFGAKQPLPKLGGLFGGSFHVLLGDGSVFRVKKDFDVDEMKKVIMPDDAQPVDTRKLQK, from the coding sequence ATGCCCGTAAGATCCCTCGCACTGGTGCTCGCGCTCCTCGGGGGCGCGGTGGGCTGGTCCGCGCCGGCGGCCGACGAGCCGACGCCGAAGGAACTCGAAGCGGCGTTGCAGAACCTCAAGCAAATCGGACTCGGGTTCCACGGGTACAGCGACTCACACGAGTTCCAGTGGGTCGATGACATCACCGATAAGGACGGTCGGGCGCTGCTGAGCTGGCGCGTGGCGCTGCTGCCGTACCTCGACGCGGAGGATCTGTATAAGGAGTTCAAACTCGACGAGCCCTGGGACAGCGCCCACAACAAGAAACTCGTCGCGAAGATGCCCAAGATTTACGTCCCCGTCCGCGTGAAGGCGAAGGCCGGTGAAACCTTCTACCAGCGGTTCGTCGGGAAGGGGGCGCTCTTCAACGAGAAGGGATCGAGCTACAAACTCAACGCGGTCCCGGACGGCCTATCCAACACGGCGCTGGTCGTTGAGGCGGGTGACCCGGTGATCTGGTCCAAGCCCGACGACCTCCCATTTGGCGCCAAGCAACCACTACCCAAACTCGGCGGGCTGTTCGGCGGTTCGTTCCACGTCCTGCTCGGCGACGGCTCCGTTTTCCGCGTCAAAAAAGACTTCGACGTGGACGAGATGAAGAAGGTCATCATGCCCGATGACGCCCAACCCGTCGACACGCGGAAACTTCAGAAGTGA
- the glgB gene encoding 1,4-alpha-glucan branching protein GlgB: MSHAGETSKFLPFGSDPAPAAPNPSAPGEYGWFGPQDMYLFNEGSHLRLYDKLGSHPATVNGASGYHFSVWAPNADYVSVVGDFNGWDRGKNPLRAVGSSGVWGGFIAGVKTGSCYKYHIAAPGGFVAEKTDPFAFTCEIPPKAAAVTWDLGYQWSDADWMAKRKSKGAHDKPVSIYEVHLGSWMREADPPYHSLNYRDIAPKLAAYCQDMGFTHVELLPITEHPFFASWGYQTTGYFAATSRYGTPQDLMFLVDTLHQHGVAVILDWVPSHFATDAWALSRFDGTALFEHADAKQGFHPDWGSYVFNYSRHEVRSFLLSSAMFWLDKYHIDGLRVDAVASMLYLDYSRKAGEWVPNQYGGRENIDAVNFLRRFNEEVYKHFPDVQTFAEESTAWPMVSRPTYVGGLGFGYKWDMGWMHDTLKYFMMDPVHRKHHQNDLTFRMLYAYNESFVMPLSHDEVVQGKGPLWDKMAGDEWQKYAGMRLLFAYQWGMTGKKLIFMGDEIAQRQEWRHDQSIDWHLLKFTPHKGVQGVVRDLNKLYATEPALHELDNQPGGFEWIDCTDAANSVIACMRKGKGDDVIVIVYNFTPIPRHNYRVGVPGPGAWTEVLNTDAGVYGGSNVGNSGSVYAEFQPMHGQKYSVALNLPPLGAVFFKGKL, from the coding sequence ATGAGTCACGCCGGCGAAACGTCCAAGTTCCTGCCGTTCGGCTCGGACCCCGCGCCCGCAGCGCCCAATCCCTCGGCTCCCGGCGAGTACGGCTGGTTCGGCCCACAGGACATGTACCTCTTTAACGAGGGCAGTCACCTCCGGCTCTACGACAAGCTCGGTTCGCACCCCGCGACCGTGAACGGGGCGAGCGGGTACCACTTCTCGGTGTGGGCGCCGAACGCGGACTACGTCAGCGTGGTCGGCGACTTCAACGGGTGGGACCGCGGGAAGAATCCGCTGCGCGCCGTGGGCTCGTCGGGCGTGTGGGGCGGGTTCATCGCGGGTGTGAAGACGGGTTCCTGCTACAAGTACCACATCGCCGCGCCCGGCGGGTTCGTCGCCGAAAAAACGGACCCGTTCGCGTTCACCTGCGAGATCCCGCCGAAGGCCGCCGCGGTGACCTGGGATCTGGGCTACCAGTGGAGCGACGCCGACTGGATGGCGAAGCGCAAGTCGAAGGGCGCCCACGACAAGCCGGTGAGCATTTACGAAGTCCACCTCGGGTCGTGGATGCGCGAGGCCGACCCGCCGTACCACTCGCTGAACTACCGCGACATCGCCCCGAAGCTCGCGGCATACTGCCAGGACATGGGATTCACGCACGTCGAACTGCTGCCGATCACGGAGCACCCGTTCTTCGCGTCGTGGGGCTACCAGACGACCGGGTACTTCGCCGCGACCAGCCGGTACGGGACGCCGCAAGACCTGATGTTCCTCGTGGACACGCTGCACCAGCACGGCGTCGCGGTGATCCTCGACTGGGTGCCGAGCCACTTCGCGACCGACGCCTGGGCGCTGTCGCGGTTCGACGGGACCGCCCTCTTCGAGCACGCGGACGCCAAACAGGGGTTCCACCCGGATTGGGGCAGCTACGTCTTCAACTACAGCCGGCACGAGGTGCGCAGCTTCCTGCTCTCGTCCGCGATGTTCTGGCTCGACAAGTACCACATCGACGGGCTGCGGGTCGACGCGGTCGCGTCCATGCTGTACCTGGACTACTCGCGCAAGGCGGGCGAGTGGGTGCCGAACCAGTATGGCGGGCGCGAGAACATCGACGCGGTGAACTTCCTGCGCCGGTTCAACGAGGAGGTGTACAAGCACTTCCCGGACGTGCAGACGTTCGCGGAGGAATCGACCGCGTGGCCGATGGTGTCGCGCCCCACTTACGTCGGCGGGCTCGGGTTCGGCTACAAGTGGGACATGGGCTGGATGCACGACACGCTCAAATACTTCATGATGGACCCGGTCCACCGGAAGCACCACCAGAACGACCTCACGTTCCGCATGCTCTACGCCTACAACGAGAGCTTCGTGATGCCGCTCTCGCACGACGAGGTGGTGCAGGGCAAGGGGCCGCTCTGGGACAAGATGGCCGGCGACGAGTGGCAGAAGTACGCGGGCATGCGCCTCCTCTTCGCCTACCAGTGGGGCATGACTGGCAAGAAACTCATTTTCATGGGCGACGAGATCGCCCAGCGCCAGGAGTGGCGGCACGACCAGAGCATCGATTGGCACCTCCTGAAATTCACCCCCCACAAGGGCGTGCAGGGGGTGGTGCGCGACCTGAACAAGCTCTACGCGACCGAACCCGCGCTGCACGAACTGGACAACCAGCCCGGCGGGTTCGAGTGGATCGACTGCACCGACGCCGCGAACAGCGTCATCGCCTGCATGCGGAAGGGGAAGGGCGACGACGTCATCGTCATCGTTTACAACTTCACGCCGATCCCGCGCCACAACTACCGCGTGGGCGTGCCCGGGCCGGGGGCGTGGACCGAGGTGCTGAACACTGACGCGGGGGTGTACGGCGGGAGCAACGTCGGGAACTCGGGCAGCGTGTACGCGGAGTTCCAGCCGATGCACGGCCAAAAATATTCCGTGGCGCTGAATCTGCCTCCGTTGGGCGCCGTCTTCTTCAAGGGGAAACTGTAA
- a CDS encoding DUF4129 domain-containing protein, whose amino-acid sequence MASERESPSVADYVVTALSPALVMLMVGSLVFFLIEVLYEGRYSDRLLYTIFFFVFAAVLVARISIQYDAGRAKIYGVALAIVTYLALLSYVEYPGGWLKSWGWLVNLGLLVLVWWSAHKLTWDCTHIDEKAEASGRGLLSAAGLDADDEKVNPDREVGGDSQPKAKPERKRRGKKKKAQHDSRLWDWIEKYKAHRESQRKTGHTPGVWVLYFALAALPLFALGQSLVDSNDDKRRWATLVQMTVYIASALGLLVTTSLLGVRRYLRQRKAKVPGAMTASWLGLGGILIVVFLVFGAFLPRPHSEVPWFGIERAGKAKRDASKYAQLGDSAGEGDGRGGNKTKAGNGSASGKGGNPGGGSKGDKGSGGKGQDGKGGSGKKGDQSGGNDKGKGKGSGNESEAQKDQDDSRGGGPDRESEDAKEDGGDRNQNSSSPPDSQLSGVLAQVAKGVKWIVFALIILAVIFGLFFGVLKYLAPFTEWARRWLEAIRAWWANLFGQKTSTVRKSRADEARPLAPVRPPPFSAYSNPFADGTADGRDPAELIAYSFEAFDAWAWDRDAGREPTETALEFARRVGEAFPDRAEPLARLANLYTRMAYSTLPIPGNTLVVLEEVWEELVHGAGVGV is encoded by the coding sequence ATGGCCTCCGAACGCGAATCGCCGTCCGTTGCCGACTACGTCGTGACCGCGCTCAGCCCGGCGCTCGTCATGCTCATGGTCGGCAGCCTCGTGTTCTTCCTCATCGAAGTGCTGTACGAGGGGCGGTACTCGGACCGGCTGCTGTACACGATCTTCTTCTTCGTGTTCGCCGCGGTGCTCGTCGCGCGCATTTCCATCCAGTACGACGCCGGGCGCGCCAAGATTTATGGCGTCGCGCTCGCGATCGTCACGTACCTCGCGCTGCTTTCATACGTCGAGTACCCCGGTGGGTGGCTCAAGTCCTGGGGCTGGCTCGTCAACCTCGGGCTGCTCGTCCTCGTCTGGTGGAGCGCGCACAAACTCACCTGGGACTGCACGCACATCGACGAGAAGGCGGAAGCGAGTGGGCGCGGGCTGCTCTCGGCGGCCGGTCTCGATGCGGACGACGAGAAGGTGAACCCCGACCGCGAGGTCGGGGGTGATTCCCAACCGAAAGCGAAACCGGAACGCAAGCGGCGCGGGAAGAAAAAGAAAGCGCAGCACGATTCGCGCTTGTGGGACTGGATCGAGAAGTACAAAGCGCACCGCGAATCGCAGCGCAAAACGGGCCACACGCCCGGAGTGTGGGTGCTGTACTTCGCGCTCGCGGCACTGCCGTTATTCGCGCTGGGGCAGTCGCTCGTCGACTCCAACGACGACAAGCGCCGGTGGGCGACGCTCGTTCAAATGACGGTGTACATCGCGAGCGCGCTCGGGCTGCTCGTGACCACGAGCCTATTGGGGGTTCGACGCTATTTGCGGCAGCGCAAGGCGAAAGTGCCCGGCGCGATGACCGCGAGCTGGCTCGGTTTGGGCGGGATACTCATCGTGGTGTTCCTGGTGTTCGGGGCGTTCCTCCCGCGCCCGCACTCCGAAGTGCCCTGGTTCGGCATCGAACGCGCGGGGAAGGCCAAACGCGACGCTTCAAAGTACGCCCAACTCGGCGATTCGGCCGGTGAGGGTGACGGCCGCGGGGGGAACAAGACCAAGGCCGGCAACGGGTCCGCGAGCGGGAAGGGCGGAAACCCCGGTGGTGGGAGCAAGGGCGATAAGGGATCGGGAGGGAAGGGACAGGACGGCAAGGGCGGCAGCGGGAAGAAGGGCGACCAGTCCGGCGGGAACGATAAGGGCAAAGGGAAGGGCTCGGGGAACGAGTCCGAAGCCCAAAAGGACCAGGACGATAGTCGCGGGGGCGGTCCGGACCGCGAATCCGAGGACGCGAAGGAGGACGGCGGGGACCGCAATCAAAACAGTAGTTCGCCGCCCGATTCGCAACTCAGCGGCGTACTGGCCCAAGTCGCGAAGGGCGTGAAGTGGATCGTGTTCGCGCTGATTATTCTCGCCGTCATCTTCGGGCTGTTCTTCGGTGTGCTGAAGTACCTCGCGCCGTTCACCGAGTGGGCGCGGCGCTGGCTCGAAGCGATCCGCGCGTGGTGGGCCAACCTGTTTGGTCAGAAGACCAGCACGGTCCGCAAGAGCCGCGCGGACGAAGCCCGACCCCTGGCGCCCGTGCGCCCGCCGCCCTTCAGCGCGTACTCGAACCCGTTTGCCGACGGCACCGCGGACGGGCGCGACCCGGCGGAACTCATTGCGTACTCATTTGAAGCGTTCGATGCGTGGGCCTGGGACCGCGACGCGGGGCGCGAACCGACCGAAACTGCGCTGGAGTTCGCGCGCCGAGTGGGAGAAGCGTTTCCCGATCGCGCGGAACCACTCGCGCGACTCGCGAACCTCTACACGCGGATGGCGTACTCCACGCTCCCGATTCCGGGCAACACGCTCGTCGTGTTGGAAGAAGTGTGGGAGGAACTGGTCCACGGCGCGGGGGTCGGGGTGTAG